The Streptomyces camelliae genome window below encodes:
- a CDS encoding indole-3-glycerol phosphate synthase, which produces MFTSVLMIEKALTSADVEFVTTLHGDEPVSFHVLLQPRGDQADRLLRAIDDIALGEIDEAVREGETPEGAAAQDVGRQALDVSVQALRAAGSRAEGRLVEDHPLDALKSLVAEASADEVIVLTDPHYVEEFFHRDWASRARHKVGVPVLKLFSHSKA; this is translated from the coding sequence GTGTTCACAAGCGTTCTGATGATCGAGAAGGCCTTGACGTCCGCCGACGTGGAGTTCGTCACCACTTTGCACGGGGACGAGCCGGTCAGCTTCCACGTTCTCCTCCAGCCCCGCGGCGACCAGGCGGACCGCCTGCTGCGGGCCATCGACGACATCGCGCTCGGCGAGATCGACGAGGCGGTGCGCGAGGGCGAGACACCGGAGGGCGCGGCGGCGCAGGACGTCGGACGGCAGGCCCTCGACGTCTCGGTGCAGGCCTTGCGGGCCGCCGGCAGCCGGGCCGAGGGACGGCTGGTGGAGGATCATCCGCTGGACGCACTGAAGTCCCTGGTCGCGGAGGCGTCCGCCGACGAGGTGATCGTGCTGACGGATCCGCACTACGTGGAGGAGTTCTTCCACCGGGACTGGGCCTCCCGGGCGCGGCACAAGGTCGGTGTGCCGGTGCTGAAGCTGTTCTCGCACAGCAAGGCGTAG